One genomic window of Entelurus aequoreus isolate RoL-2023_Sb linkage group LG07, RoL_Eaeq_v1.1, whole genome shotgun sequence includes the following:
- the hsf2bp gene encoding heat shock factor 2-binding protein isoform X1, with amino-acid sequence MSASVGGTSRHLCHGAKDGFVKVRKRDLEKLTTEVMQLREFLPRVVNGKMIDILHKTQAQKTVKEHLTQEPELLRQECLHLQSRLDAVQTECQKERQEKCLLHDQLWQSQAEVQQQADFCSSLGSVACSLLWNCSTREDTVRLWLTEGNLQAFLSVATQTLESFVRTLDEAAKSSPEDHNTQFVLALAGTITNIAAVTCGREFLLAHDLLNTLIKLLELMKPNVFPKLKVLVLMALYNASISVTGLKCMSNNPGLLPLIRTLLEDRSWEVCLHSLRLLQSLLMEDGVHNRLAAAVIESDFQARVTRLTCSVEPSLRLIAQQTLNDIQVLKQVSMMVIHSKIS; translated from the exons GATGGTTTTGTTAAAGTGAGAAAAAGAGACTTAGAAAAGTTAACTACAGAGGTCATGCAGCTGAGGGAGTTCCTGCCCAGAGTTGTGAATGGGAAGATGATTGACATACTTCACAAAACTcaagcacaaaaaacag TGAAAGAGCATCTTACACAGGAACCGGAACTTCTGCGTCAGGAGTGTCTTCATCTTCAGTCCAGACTGGATGCGGTACAAACTGAATGTCAAAAGGAGAGACAG GAGAAATGTCTGTTGCATGATCAGCTGTGGCAGAGCCAAGCCGAGGTGCAGCAGCAGGCCGACTTCTGCTCCAGTCTGGGTTCTGTAGCCTGCAGTCTGCTGTGGAACTGCTCTACAAGGGAGGACACAGTTAGACTGTGGCTGACTGAA GGAAACCTGCAGGCCTTTCTGTCGGTAGCGACTCAGACTCTGGAGAGCTTTGTTAGGACTCTGGATGAAGCAGCAAAGAGTTCACCTGAAGACCACAACACCCAGTTTGTTTTGGCGCTAGCTGGAACAATTACTA ATATTGCGGCTGTAACCTGTGGACGGGAATTCCTTCTCGCACATGATCTGTTGAACACCCTGATAAAACTGTTAGAACTGATGAAGCCCAATGTCTTCCCAAAACTGAAAGT GTTGGTTCTAATGGCTCTTTATAATGCCAGTATCAGTGTGACTGGGCTGAAGTGCATGAGTAACAACCCAGGACTGCTGCCTCTTATTCGGACTCTTCTTGAAG ACAGATCCTGGGAGGTGTGCCTCCACTCCCTGCGTCTCTTACAGTCGCTGCTGATGGAAGATGGAGTGCACAACCGTCTGGCCGCCGCTGTAATTGAGTCAGACTTTCAGGCCCGTGTTACCCGACTTACCTGCAGTGTCGAGCCGAGTCTGAGACTGATAGCGCAACAGACCTTGAACGACATCCAGGTACTCAAACAGGTATCTATGATGGTAATACATTCCAAAATATCTTAA
- the hsf2bp gene encoding heat shock factor 2-binding protein isoform X2, translating into MSASVGGTSRHLCHGAKDGFVKVRKRDLEKLTTEVMQLREFLPRVVNGKMIDILHKTQAQKTVKEHLTQEPELLRQECLHLQSRLDAVQTECQKERQEKCLLHDQLWQSQAEVQQQADFCSSLGSVACSLLWNCSTREDTVRLWLTEGNLQAFLSVATQTLESFVRTLDEAAKSSPEDHNTQFVLALAGTITNIAAVTCGREFLLAHDLLNTLIKLLELMKPNVFPKLKVLVLMALYNASISVTGLKCMSNNPGLLPLIRTLLEDRSWEVCLHSLRLLQSLLMEDGVHNRLAAAVIESDFQARVTRLTCSVEPSLRLIAQQTLNDIQVLKQGRGCKQNNL; encoded by the exons GATGGTTTTGTTAAAGTGAGAAAAAGAGACTTAGAAAAGTTAACTACAGAGGTCATGCAGCTGAGGGAGTTCCTGCCCAGAGTTGTGAATGGGAAGATGATTGACATACTTCACAAAACTcaagcacaaaaaacag TGAAAGAGCATCTTACACAGGAACCGGAACTTCTGCGTCAGGAGTGTCTTCATCTTCAGTCCAGACTGGATGCGGTACAAACTGAATGTCAAAAGGAGAGACAG GAGAAATGTCTGTTGCATGATCAGCTGTGGCAGAGCCAAGCCGAGGTGCAGCAGCAGGCCGACTTCTGCTCCAGTCTGGGTTCTGTAGCCTGCAGTCTGCTGTGGAACTGCTCTACAAGGGAGGACACAGTTAGACTGTGGCTGACTGAA GGAAACCTGCAGGCCTTTCTGTCGGTAGCGACTCAGACTCTGGAGAGCTTTGTTAGGACTCTGGATGAAGCAGCAAAGAGTTCACCTGAAGACCACAACACCCAGTTTGTTTTGGCGCTAGCTGGAACAATTACTA ATATTGCGGCTGTAACCTGTGGACGGGAATTCCTTCTCGCACATGATCTGTTGAACACCCTGATAAAACTGTTAGAACTGATGAAGCCCAATGTCTTCCCAAAACTGAAAGT GTTGGTTCTAATGGCTCTTTATAATGCCAGTATCAGTGTGACTGGGCTGAAGTGCATGAGTAACAACCCAGGACTGCTGCCTCTTATTCGGACTCTTCTTGAAG ACAGATCCTGGGAGGTGTGCCTCCACTCCCTGCGTCTCTTACAGTCGCTGCTGATGGAAGATGGAGTGCACAACCGTCTGGCCGCCGCTGTAATTGAGTCAGACTTTCAGGCCCGTGTTACCCGACTTACCTGCAGTGTCGAGCCGAGTCTGAGACTGATAGCGCAACAGACCTTGAACGACATCCAGGTACTCAAACAG GGTCGAGGATGTAAACAGAACAACCTGTGA
- the hsf2bp gene encoding heat shock factor 2-binding protein isoform X3, which produces MSASVGGTSRHLCHGAKDGFVKVRKRDLEKLTTEVMQLREFLPRVVNGKMIDILHKTQAQKTVKEHLTQEPELLRQECLHLQSRLDAVQTECQKERQEKCLLHDQLWQSQAEVQQQADFCSSLGSVACSLLWNCSTREDTVRLWLTEGNLQAFLSVATQTLESFVRTLDEAAKSSPEDHNTQFVLALAGTITNIAAVTCGREFLLAHDLLNTLIKLLELMKPNVFPKLKVLVLMALYNASISVTGLKCMSNNPGLLPLIRTLLEDRSWEVCLHSLRLLQSLLMEDGVHNRLAAAVIESDFQARVTRLTCSVEPSLRLIAQQTLNDIQGRGCKQNNL; this is translated from the exons GATGGTTTTGTTAAAGTGAGAAAAAGAGACTTAGAAAAGTTAACTACAGAGGTCATGCAGCTGAGGGAGTTCCTGCCCAGAGTTGTGAATGGGAAGATGATTGACATACTTCACAAAACTcaagcacaaaaaacag TGAAAGAGCATCTTACACAGGAACCGGAACTTCTGCGTCAGGAGTGTCTTCATCTTCAGTCCAGACTGGATGCGGTACAAACTGAATGTCAAAAGGAGAGACAG GAGAAATGTCTGTTGCATGATCAGCTGTGGCAGAGCCAAGCCGAGGTGCAGCAGCAGGCCGACTTCTGCTCCAGTCTGGGTTCTGTAGCCTGCAGTCTGCTGTGGAACTGCTCTACAAGGGAGGACACAGTTAGACTGTGGCTGACTGAA GGAAACCTGCAGGCCTTTCTGTCGGTAGCGACTCAGACTCTGGAGAGCTTTGTTAGGACTCTGGATGAAGCAGCAAAGAGTTCACCTGAAGACCACAACACCCAGTTTGTTTTGGCGCTAGCTGGAACAATTACTA ATATTGCGGCTGTAACCTGTGGACGGGAATTCCTTCTCGCACATGATCTGTTGAACACCCTGATAAAACTGTTAGAACTGATGAAGCCCAATGTCTTCCCAAAACTGAAAGT GTTGGTTCTAATGGCTCTTTATAATGCCAGTATCAGTGTGACTGGGCTGAAGTGCATGAGTAACAACCCAGGACTGCTGCCTCTTATTCGGACTCTTCTTGAAG ACAGATCCTGGGAGGTGTGCCTCCACTCCCTGCGTCTCTTACAGTCGCTGCTGATGGAAGATGGAGTGCACAACCGTCTGGCCGCCGCTGTAATTGAGTCAGACTTTCAGGCCCGTGTTACCCGACTTACCTGCAGTGTCGAGCCGAGTCTGAGACTGATAGCGCAACAGACCTTGAACGACATCCAG GGTCGAGGATGTAAACAGAACAACCTGTGA